Proteins encoded within one genomic window of Cyprinus carpio isolate SPL01 chromosome B22, ASM1834038v1, whole genome shotgun sequence:
- the LOC109108726 gene encoding cytochrome c oxidase assembly protein COX19, with protein MSTAMNFGSKSFRPRPPDKGAFPLDHFGECKSFKETYMRCLRESHFDNSRCREESKEYLECRMDRQLMAKEPFEKLGFKDLMEKPAEENKAE; from the exons ATGTCGACAGCGATGAACTTCGGATCCAAGTCCTTCCGCCCGCGTCCACCGGACAAAGGAGCGTTTCCCTTGGATCATTTCG GTGaatgtaaatcatttaaagagacatatATGCGATGCCTTAGAGAAAGTCATTTTGACAATTCGCGCTGTCGGGAAGAGTCAAAGGAGTATCTGGAGTGCAGGATGGACAG acAGTTAATGGCAAAGGAACCCTTTGAAAAACTTGGCTTTAAGGACTTGATGGAGAAACCAGCCGAAGAAAATAAAGCCGAATAA